AAGCACCTTGCGGGCGAGAAGTTCCATCGCCCAGGCCGGATGAAAATCGGAAAACCGCAGCCCCACCAGTTCGCCCTCGTCCGGCAAACCGATCAACCGACGCCCGGCGGGATTGATGTATTCGATCCGCCCCTCGGCATCGGCAACCCCGACGAAATCCGTAGTCGCTTCGATGAGCGCGGTCAACCTTTGCAGCATCTCCCCGGCTCGTTTGCGCTCGGTGATGTCGAAAACCACCGCCATGATGCCTCGAACCTGTTCGTTCTCGTCTCGCAAGGGCGCCGTGGAGATGCTGATGTCGATATTTTTCCCGTCCCTGGTCCTGCGCACCACCTCCTTCTGGAATACGCTCTGACCGGCAATCGTCTGGCGAATGATTTCTTGAAATTCTTTCAGGTTCTCCGGCGGGACGATCGGATTGGGATGACCGATGACTTCTTCCGTGGCCCAGCCGAAGACCCGCTCGGCCGAGCGGTTCCAGGCCATGATCGTGCCGTCGGCAGAGACGGCAAAAATCGCCGCCGGCGACGCTTCGACAATCGACTCGTAGGTGTGCAGCGCCTCCTGCAGCCGTCCCTGGAGATGCTCTTTTTCGGTATTGTCCTGAGCGATGGCCTTGAGGTGAAGCAACCTGCCTTCCTCGTCGTAATGGAGATTAATGGTCCAGGAGAGATAGTAGACGTCGCCTTTCCGACTGAGGATCCGGTTGCTGTAGCTGACGTGCCGCAATCGGCGGTCTACCCATTCGGCGAAGGCCCTGCGGGTTGCTTCCCGGTCCTCCGGATGCACGAATCCGAAAGCGGAGAGGCCAAGGCATTGATCGGGGAGCAGCCCGAAATATTTTTCCGCCATTCGGTTGACGAAGAGGTAACGGCCTTCGGTGTCGATCTGGACCACCAGATCCTCGGTACCCTCGACGAACTCACGGTACTTTTCCATCTCCTCGCGGAAATGCCGTTGCAGGGTCCGGTGACGTTCACGAAGCTCCTTCTCCGCCATCGCCCTTTCGACGGCAAACCTGAGCCGCTCCAGGTTGTCCTTGAACAGGTAGTCTGTGGCACCGAGAGCGATGGTCTCCAGGGCCAGTTCTTCGTCGATCATTCCTGAAATGATAATGAAGGGGATGTCGAGGTCTTGCTTGCGCAGGTGGGCGAGAGCTTCCAGGGCGCTATACCCGGGAAGATGATAATCGGCAAGAATCAGATCGGGCGGCGACGAGAGATCCTCGATGAACTCCTCTTCGGTGTCAACCCGCCGCCAGTCGAAAACCAATCCGCCGGCTTTCAACTCGGCTGCCATGAGCTCGGCATCAATCTGTTGGTCTTCGATGACGAGAATCCGCAGGGGGGAGTTCACCAAGACGTTCCTTTCCAGGCGTACTCAGCAGGAGGAGAAATCTTACTCCCGCCGGAGCAGAATGCTAACAAAGATGATGGGTTTAATCAGACATAGGCAGGTTTCTTGCCAGAAAGTCATCCCCCCTCTCCTTTTTTTTGAGAAATCACGAGCGGTATCGATCAGGTAAACTATAACAATCTTAGACGTTTTAGCAAAGGCGGAAAACATGACTAAACTGGAATTAATTTGGGGCAGGTGGAAGGTAGCTGGCGGCGCTAAGCGATCTAACTGACGGAGAGCATGATCATGCATGACAAGGCCGGTGCGCCGGCGGCAGACGCTCCGAGACTGACGCGAACAAAAACTGAAACCATGCGATCCTCTATCTAATTTCCTGTAAATCGGCTAAAATGCGCGATGGTCGCAACAATGTTACGGCGCTTTCAGACATTGAATCAAGAAGACCAATCGGTGCCGCCCTACACCCGTTGGGAGAATGTATAGACGCGAGGTATGCGCAATGCGCAAAGACAGTTTTATCATTGCTATCACTGTTGCCGTAATAACCATCGTATTTTGGGCCCTGATCAATCGCCCCGAAGCGGAACCGCCATGGCCATCGACGATTCAGGGCTTCTCCTTTGCCCCCTATCACGCCGGACAGTCGGCTATCTCCCGCATCTATCCCAGTCGGGAACAGATCGATGCGGATCTGGCGCTGCTTTCCGGTCATACCCACGCGGTGCGTACGTACAGTGTAGACGGCATCCTTGGGGATATCCCCCCGCTGGCCCGCACACATCGGATCAATGTTGCCCTAGGCGCCTGGCTCGATGAGGATCGGGACAGGAACGCGCAGGAAATCTCCAGCTTGTTGGAGGTCGTCTCCGGAGCGCGTAATGTGGTGCGCATCATTGTCGGTAACGAGGTACTGCTGCGCGGCAATCTATCCGTGGCGGAACTGGCCGATCATCTGGAGCGTGTACGCTCGGCGACCGATATCCCCGTGAGTACGGCGGAGCCCTGGCATGTTTGGATCGACCACCCGGAACTCGTCGATCATGTGGACTATATCGCCGTGCACATGCTGCCCTACTGGGAGGGCCTCTCAGTCGAGAGGGCAGTCGATTATGTGGTCGAGCGCATGGACGAACTCAAGGGCCATTTCCCCGACAAACGCATTGTGATCACCGAGGTTGGCTGGCCGAGCAACGGACGGACCATAAAGGAGGCCGTGGCTTCGGAGTCCAATCAGGCGACCTTTTTGCGCCGGTTCCTGGCGCGTGCCGCTGAGGAAGGCTACATCTATTACGTGATGGAGGCCTTTGACCAGCCATGGAAGCGGAAAACGGAAGGTTCGGTAGGGGCCTACTGGGGTGTGTACGATACCCGGCGACAGCCCAAATTCACCTTTGAAGATCCCATTGTCAAGGTCCCCGAGTGGCCAATGCTTGCGGCCATCTCCGTAATCGCGGCATTGATCACCTTTGCTCTGCTGCTTATCGACAGCCGGCGTCTTCGTAAACGCGGGCGCAGCTTTCTCGCCGTGATCGCCTACGTGGCCGCTACTGCAGTGGTTTGGATCGTCTACGATTACTCAAACCAATACCTGACTCTTGCCAATATCATGGTAGGCGTACTGTTGATTCTGGGCATGATCGGCGTCATCATCGTGTTGCTGGCCGAGGCTCATGAATGGGCCGAAGCCCTGTGGCTGCGTGAACATCGCCGCCAGTTCATGCCGCAAGAGGTTGCTGACGAAATGCTGCCCATGGTTTCCATCCATGTGCCGGCTTATAACGAACCGCCTGATATGATGATTGAGACCCTCGATGCCTTGGCGGCTCTCGATTATCCCCGCTATGAAGTTCTGGTGATTGACAACAACACTAAGGACCCTTCTGTATGGAAACCCGTCGAAGCCCATTGCGCCAGACTAGGTTCCCGGTTCCGATTTTTCCACAAATCCCCCCTGCCCGGATACAAGGCGGGCGCCCTTAATTTTGCCATACAGAAGACTGCGGCTGAGGCCGAGATCGTGGCAGTTATTGACAGCGACTACAAGGTCCATCCACGTTGGCTGCGTGACCTGTGTCCGCAATTCTTGAATCCAGAGATAGCCATCGTGCAAGCGCCGCAGGATTATCGCGATAGTCAGGAAAACGCCTTCAAAGCGATGGCCTATGCGGAATACCGAGGGTTTTTCTACATTGGCATGATCGTCCGTAACGAACGAAACGCCATTATCCAGCATGGCACCATGACCATGGTGCGGCGCACGGCGCTGGAGCAGGTGAATGGCTGGGCGGAGTGGTGCATTACCGAGGATGCGGAACTGGGCCTGCGGATTTTTGAGGCGGGGCTGAAGGCTTCCTATATTCCTCAAAGCTATGGCCGCGGCCTGATGCCCGATACCTTCATCGACTACAAAAAGCAGCGTTTTCGTTGGGCCTACGGCTCAGTGCAAATCATGCGCAGGCATAGCCGGACACTGCTGTTCGACACCCAGGGCGATCTGACTATTGGCCAGCGGTATCACTTTTTGGCCGGTTGGCTGCCGTGGCTTGCCGATGGCATCAACGTGATTTTTAACCTGGCAGCCTTGTCCTGGTCGGCCGCGATGGTGCTGGCGCCCACCAAGGTGGCGCCGCCATTGCTTATATTCGCCGTTTTGCCGCTGGTTCTATTCTTATTCAAGGTAGTTAAACTCATCTACCTGTACGAGACCCGCGTTGGCGCCAAAGGTATTCAGATTCTGGCCGCAGCCTTTGCAGGCCTGTCCCTGTCCCATACTATCGGTATCGCCGTACTGACCGGGCTTTTCAAAACCGGCCTGCCTTTCTTCCGCACTCCCAAACAGGCCAGCAAACAGGCGCTTGTCAAAGCTCTTCAGGCGGCCCGGGAAGAAACCCTGTTACTTATCGGTCTTTGTCTGGCGTCCGGCGCCATCATTGCCCGAATCGGCGTTGAGTCGCTGGATCTGCTCGTCTGGTGCATTATGCTGTTGATTCAGGGAATTCCGTATGCTTCAACCCTCGCGGTTTCCATCCTCAGTGCCTTGCCCCATCTGCCGGCAGGTTCTATCGGAGAAACCGGCAGTATGAGGAATACTGCTCAAACGGTTGTGGGACCCAAGGCAAGGCCACATGCCTGAAAAGGAGTCTGGGCCGAAAGCTGATAGAACCTGGCGAGGGTGAATGCCTTCCTGCCTGAAATCCTTTTGGGAGACATAACCATGAAAACGCGCTGCATGATTTTTGTCCTTGCTTTGGCTCTCATTCCGGCATTGCAGGCGGCCGCGGTCGAGACACCGTCAACCTACCATCGGCTGGGAAACTGGCAGGTCCACGGCGACAGCCCGCACTATCTGGCTTTCGGACTGGGAGCCTTCGATATCGATGAGGAACCGGTCGGCGCCGCCCGAGTCGAGCTTCGGTTCGGTAGAAAACTTTTCTTCGTCGGTCCGGCCATAGGCTTGCTGGCCAACACCGACGGCGGCTATTTCGGCTATGCCGGAATCTATGCCGACATCTCCTACAAAAATCTGGTGATCACTCCCATGGCCGCTGGCGGCGGGTACGAGGAAGGAGAAGGCATCGATCTCGGCGGCATTTTCCAGTTCCGGGCGACACTCACCCTGGCCTACCAGTTCGACAATCTCTCGCGGCTGGGAGTTCAGCTCGGTCATCTATCAAACGGGGGCACGCATGACAGCAATCCGAGCGAACAGGACGCTTTTGTTACGTT
This is a stretch of genomic DNA from Desulfuromonas sp. TF. It encodes these proteins:
- a CDS encoding glycosyltransferase; this encodes MRKDSFIIAITVAVITIVFWALINRPEAEPPWPSTIQGFSFAPYHAGQSAISRIYPSREQIDADLALLSGHTHAVRTYSVDGILGDIPPLARTHRINVALGAWLDEDRDRNAQEISSLLEVVSGARNVVRIIVGNEVLLRGNLSVAELADHLERVRSATDIPVSTAEPWHVWIDHPELVDHVDYIAVHMLPYWEGLSVERAVDYVVERMDELKGHFPDKRIVITEVGWPSNGRTIKEAVASESNQATFLRRFLARAAEEGYIYYVMEAFDQPWKRKTEGSVGAYWGVYDTRRQPKFTFEDPIVKVPEWPMLAAISVIAALITFALLLIDSRRLRKRGRSFLAVIAYVAATAVVWIVYDYSNQYLTLANIMVGVLLILGMIGVIIVLLAEAHEWAEALWLREHRRQFMPQEVADEMLPMVSIHVPAYNEPPDMMIETLDALAALDYPRYEVLVIDNNTKDPSVWKPVEAHCARLGSRFRFFHKSPLPGYKAGALNFAIQKTAAEAEIVAVIDSDYKVHPRWLRDLCPQFLNPEIAIVQAPQDYRDSQENAFKAMAYAEYRGFFYIGMIVRNERNAIIQHGTMTMVRRTALEQVNGWAEWCITEDAELGLRIFEAGLKASYIPQSYGRGLMPDTFIDYKKQRFRWAYGSVQIMRRHSRTLLFDTQGDLTIGQRYHFLAGWLPWLADGINVIFNLAALSWSAAMVLAPTKVAPPLLIFAVLPLVLFLFKVVKLIYLYETRVGAKGIQILAAAFAGLSLSHTIGIAVLTGLFKTGLPFFRTPKQASKQALVKALQAAREETLLLIGLCLASGAIIARIGVESLDLLVWCIMLLIQGIPYASTLAVSILSALPHLPAGSIGETGSMRNTAQTVVGPKARPHA
- a CDS encoding acyloxyacyl hydrolase → MKTRCMIFVLALALIPALQAAAVETPSTYHRLGNWQVHGDSPHYLAFGLGAFDIDEEPVGAARVELRFGRKLFFVGPAIGLLANTDGGYFGYAGIYADISYKNLVITPMAAGGGYEEGEGIDLGGIFQFRATLTLAYQFDNLSRLGVQLGHLSNGGTHDSNPSEQDAFVTFAIPF